From the Colletotrichum lupini chromosome 10, complete sequence genome, one window contains:
- a CDS encoding NADH:flavin oxidoreductase/NADH oxidase, translated as MVLAKNRNITSSPLNKMTKVEAPLAADQAPVPGALQVSDPGLINEGAKNVPYFTPIQDPAAGTARDPQPGGTLFSPLKIRGMTLHNRIIVSPMCQYSADNGHMTAWHKTHLQSYAVRGAGLVLTEVQAVVPEGRISPEDLGIWDDSQLVAAKEVIDFVHSQGGHIGAQIGHAGRKASTVAPWIDRKAVAGEKGRGWPKDVYGPSAVAYSDDTYVPKEMTLKDIETLKAKWVDAVKRAVKVGYDTIEIHAAHGYLINNFLSPTSNTRTDQYGGNFENRSRLLVELTELTRANVPDDYPVLVRLAGTDYLEFDPSIPQWDIPQAQKLAKILADKGADFLDVSAGGQDARMKVVPGPKYQAYIAEAIRKAVEGTGTLVGSVGGIATGKDATEVLADGQADAVLVGRAFLKDPNLTVGLSDAQGPTDQASIEF; from the exons ATGGTCTTGGCCAAGAATCGGA ATATAACATCATCTCCACTCAACAAAATGACCAAGGTCGAAGCTCCGCTGGCCGCAGACCAGGCACCAGTTCCCGGCGCATTGCAAGTCTCAGACCCCGGCTTGATCAACGAGGGAGCCAAAAAT GTTCCGTACTTCACCCCCATCCAGGACCCAGCCGCCGGGACTGCTAGGGACCCTCAGCCAGGCGGCACCCTATTCTCGCCGCTCAAGATCCGCGGCATGACGCTCCACAACCGCATCATCGTGTCGCCCATGTGCCAGTACTCTGCCGACAATGGGCACATGACGGCCTGGCACAAGACGCATCTCCAGAGCTATGCGGTCCGCGGCGCTGGGCTGGTTTTGACGGAGGTCCAGGCCGTGGTGCCCGAGGGCCGCATCTCGCCCGAGGACCTGGGAATCTGGGATGACTCGCAGCTAGTCGCCGCTAAGGAGGTTATTGACTTTGTCCACAGCCAGGGAGGGCACATTGGTGCCCAGATTGGCCATGCCGGCCGGAAAGCGAGCACCGTTGCACCTTGGATTGACCGTAAGGCGGTGGCAGGCGAAAAG GGTCGGGGATGGCCCAAGGACGTCTATGGACCCTCTGCCGTAGCCTACAGTGATGACACCTACGTTCCCAAAGAAATGACCCTGAAAGACATTGAGACTCTGAAAGCGAAATGGGTTGATGCCGTTAAGCGTGCTGTCAAAGTTGGATACGAC ACCATCGAGATCCATGCCGCCCATGGGTACCTGATCAACAACTTTCTGTCGCCTACGTCCAACACGAGGACCGACCAGTACGGCGGCAACTTCGAGAACCGTTCCCGCCTGCTCGTCGAGCTGACGGAACTGACACGCGCCAACGTGCCCGACGACTATCCGGTTCTGGTGCGTCTCGCCGGCACCGACTATCTAGAATTTGACCCGTCGATTCCCCAGTGGGACATCCCTCAAGCCCAGAAGCTCGCTAAGATCCTCGCGGACAAGGGGGCAGATTTTCTCGATGTTTCCGCCGGCGGGCAAGATGCGAGGATGAAGGTCGTGCCCGGACCCAAGTACCAGGCGTACATAGCGGAAGCTATCCGGAAAGCCGTTGAGGGCACCGGTACCCTGGTAGGGTCCGTCGGCGGCATCGCGACGGGGAAGGACGCCACGGAGGTCTTGGCGGATGGCCAGGCAGACGCCGTCCTCGTGGGCCGGGCGTTCCTCAAAGACCCTAACCTG ACGGTTGGCCTTTCGGACGCACAAGGACCCACAGACCAAGCAAGCATTGAGTTCTGA